From a region of the Nocardioides ginsengisegetis genome:
- a CDS encoding DUF3097 family protein, with translation MTSRDRYGSDVLQTDWRAPKRGRAVEAPAELGAVVEEVTTDWCGEIVAVDRDLDTVTLEDRRARRRTFPLGPGFLLDGKPVILVAPVHVSAHAKPTRTASGSVAVHGAKARVARASRIFVEGRHDAELVEKVWGDDLRIEGVVVEFLGGVDDLADHLRDFKPGPQRRVGVLVDHLVRGSKESRIAANIAKSPIGKDVLIVGHPFIDIWQAVKPQRLGFERWPDVPRSIDWKTGTCQQLGWPHRNQTDIARAWQHILGGVRSFADLDPALLGRVEELIDFVTAEGPARG, from the coding sequence GTGACCTCCCGCGACCGCTACGGCTCCGACGTCCTCCAGACCGACTGGCGCGCGCCCAAGCGCGGCCGCGCCGTCGAGGCGCCCGCCGAGCTCGGCGCCGTCGTCGAGGAGGTCACGACCGACTGGTGCGGCGAGATCGTCGCCGTCGACCGCGACCTCGACACGGTGACGCTGGAGGACCGGCGCGCGAGGCGGCGTACCTTCCCGCTCGGGCCGGGCTTCCTGCTCGACGGCAAGCCGGTCATCCTCGTCGCGCCCGTCCACGTCTCGGCGCATGCGAAGCCCACCCGCACCGCCTCCGGCTCGGTGGCCGTGCACGGCGCCAAGGCCCGCGTCGCACGGGCCAGCCGGATCTTCGTCGAGGGCCGCCACGACGCGGAGCTGGTCGAGAAGGTCTGGGGCGACGACCTCCGGATCGAGGGCGTGGTCGTGGAGTTCCTCGGCGGCGTCGACGACCTCGCCGACCACCTCCGCGACTTCAAGCCCGGGCCGCAGCGCCGGGTCGGCGTCCTGGTCGACCACCTCGTCCGCGGGTCCAAGGAGAGCCGGATCGCGGCCAACATCGCGAAGTCGCCGATCGGCAAGGACGTCCTGATCGTGGGCCACCCCTTCATCGACATCTGGCAGGCGGTCAAGCCGCAGCGGCTCGGGTTCGAGCGCTGGCCGGACGTCCCGCGCAGCATCGACTGGAAGACCGGCACCTGCCAGCAGCTCGGCTGGCCGCACCGCAACCAGACCGACATCGCCCGGGCCTGGCAGCACATCCTCGGCGGCGTCCGGTCCTTCGCCGACCTCGACCCCGCCCTGCTCGGCCGGGTCGAGGAGCTCATCGACTTCGTCACCGCCGAGGGCCCGGCCCGTGGGTAG
- a CDS encoding MFS transporter, with protein MTATQSLRRVLANRRLRRVQLAFLGSGMGDWAYATAITVWAYSVGGATAVGVFSAVRFVTIAVAAPLGAVVADRVARKTFMMASDATRAVLVAAAAVSMGLGGPPLVVYALAVVAGMVGAPFRSAQAGLIPRLLEHPDELTSSNAVAANIENVVGFAGPALGALLVGLVDVEAALWFNVATFGWSLLLVAAIDVPPGEEEPEEHETPEGFLREVTAGFTTIRRDRDLLLVTGLASAQGVVWGALTVLMVIVSVDMLDTGAAGVGYLNALLGVGTVLGGLVILTRTTKGRLAGDMVVGVLGWSLPLLLMAVAPSPVTALVALALIGLMDPWVNVGLDTIPQRIVDDRVLSRVFAAVDSALIAAVAIGAFLAPPLIGWLGLRASLAVLGVAVTAYALSMLPRARRLDGRLAVPAHLDLLAATSILAPLPRPVVESLAHRAEPVAVAAGEAVVREGEPSDRFYVIVAGEVEVTQEGHVLRAEGPGDFFGEIGLVRDVPRTATVTARTDTSLLAVDRADFLEAVTGVHEARAAAEDVVSRRLGI; from the coding sequence ATGACGGCGACCCAGTCCCTGCGACGGGTCCTGGCCAACCGCCGCCTGCGCCGCGTGCAGCTCGCCTTCCTCGGCTCGGGGATGGGGGACTGGGCCTACGCCACCGCCATCACCGTCTGGGCCTACTCGGTCGGCGGTGCGACCGCCGTCGGTGTCTTCTCGGCGGTGCGGTTCGTGACCATCGCAGTGGCCGCCCCGCTGGGGGCGGTCGTGGCCGACCGGGTGGCGCGCAAGACGTTCATGATGGCCTCCGACGCGACCCGGGCGGTGCTCGTCGCCGCGGCGGCGGTGAGCATGGGCCTCGGCGGCCCGCCGCTCGTGGTCTACGCGCTGGCCGTCGTCGCCGGCATGGTCGGGGCGCCGTTCCGCTCGGCCCAGGCCGGGCTGATCCCGCGCCTGCTCGAGCACCCCGACGAGCTGACCTCCTCCAACGCGGTCGCGGCGAACATCGAGAACGTCGTCGGATTCGCGGGACCGGCGCTCGGCGCGCTGCTGGTCGGGCTCGTCGACGTCGAGGCCGCGCTGTGGTTCAACGTGGCCACCTTCGGCTGGTCGCTGCTGCTCGTCGCGGCGATCGACGTACCGCCGGGGGAGGAGGAGCCGGAGGAGCACGAGACGCCCGAGGGCTTCCTCCGCGAGGTCACGGCCGGCTTCACCACCATCCGGCGCGACCGGGACCTGCTGCTGGTCACCGGGCTGGCCTCGGCGCAGGGAGTCGTGTGGGGCGCGCTGACCGTGCTCATGGTCATCGTGTCCGTCGACATGCTCGACACGGGTGCGGCCGGCGTGGGCTACCTCAACGCGCTGCTCGGGGTCGGCACGGTGCTCGGCGGCCTGGTCATTCTCACCCGTACGACGAAGGGCCGGCTCGCCGGCGACATGGTCGTGGGCGTCCTGGGCTGGTCGCTGCCGCTGCTGCTGATGGCCGTGGCCCCCTCGCCGGTCACCGCCCTCGTCGCGCTGGCCCTGATCGGGCTGATGGACCCGTGGGTCAACGTCGGGCTCGACACCATCCCGCAGCGCATCGTCGACGACCGGGTGCTGTCACGGGTCTTCGCGGCGGTCGACAGCGCGCTGATCGCCGCCGTGGCGATCGGGGCGTTCCTGGCGCCGCCGCTGATCGGGTGGCTGGGGCTGCGGGCCTCGCTGGCCGTGCTGGGCGTGGCCGTCACGGCGTACGCGCTCTCGATGCTGCCTCGCGCCCGGCGCCTCGACGGCCGGCTGGCGGTGCCCGCCCACCTCGACCTGTTGGCCGCGACCTCGATCCTGGCGCCCCTGCCGCGACCGGTCGTGGAGTCGCTGGCGCACCGGGCCGAGCCGGTGGCGGTGGCCGCCGGGGAGGCGGTGGTCCGGGAGGGGGAGCCCTCGGACCGCTTCTACGTCATCGTCGCCGGCGAGGTCGAGGTGACGCAGGAGGGCCACGTCCTCCGGGCCGAGGGTCCGGGCGACTTCTTCGGCGAGATCGGGCTGGTCCGCGACGTCCCGCGCACGGCGACGGTGACGGCACGGACCGACACCTCGCTGCTGGCCGTGGACAGGGCCGACTTCCTCGAGGCGGTCACCGGCGTCCACGAGGCACGTGCGGCCGCCGAGGACGTGGTCTCGCGGCGGTTGGGTATCTGA
- a CDS encoding adenylate/guanylate cyclase domain-containing protein, which produces MTTCATCGVAGQPDTARFCHACGGSLVAHTCTACQAEIVPGARFCGTCGAAQGAAAPAVAVPVQAVASRRVTSVLFGDLVGFTSLSESRDQEDVRELLSTYFDECRQIIARYGGTVEKFIGDAVMAVWGVPTTHEDDAERSVRAGLELVNRIDALGADVGIPDLAMRVGIVTGEVAVTVGAAQQGMVAGDAVNTAARVQSAAEPGQVWVDETTRLLTSSAISYVDVGSHVMKGKADPVPLWSVRAVVAAVGGAQRADGLEAPIVGRDRELRLVKELFHAVEESHRPSLLVVDGEPGVGKSRLGWEFEKYVDGLNDPVRWHSGRCLSYGEGVAFFALAEAVRVRLQRLTATDDEVEPDDDPAQLLAAGLERYVPDLKEREWLGPRLGALLGVGAVGAFPREDLFAAWTTFLHRVSEDEIPVALVIDDAQHADDGLLMFLEYLLRVGTFPCFVVLFTRPGLLEANPSLATNRRVTVLHLETLSERDMAALLDGLVVGLPDGVRTSLVERAEGIPLFAVETVRSLIDRDLVVPRGGQYVLAEPDSLDLGAIGAPASLQALISARLDTLPPEQRRVLDQASVVGSAFTHEAIASLCPEVVDLESVLEALVRVQLLRRETNRFSTELGQFQFVQSAVRQIAYGTLSRRDRKASHLAVVALMEAEGDDSGEVASIVAQHYLEALDAVPDDPDRPALAAAAVTHLQRAAARAAALGSPAEAAGHLGTALERCDDPALRSRIEVELAEQLAKAGDYQAAMAHAERARDALDAAGEVSLAARAVASLATALTNSGEYERGFDVAAERHREVELQIGPLEEMLLLRAMISSGIRTGRNIRNLSEDSARLAEKLGTPTEIANSYVSLALHYMTKGPHGLGRMLLQSASEIARDSHDTLILCRALTNLNADWTQDDAERAAGYGRQAVEAARVTGDAYWISSTALNLVLAQTITGDWDGVLARSDEDSMNALDIGMTDMLRARVLLARGQEWRPTERLDEEGITDDPTLRASHQLALAFDRAQRGGARDLGGVLTEMRAVFDAIGLFDDFSTLFHLVSETAWRWGDRAALETLLEIVDSDRRNKPPLGVEASVHRVRGLLAAEDGEPPDVVEGHLRAAIAGCEAWHARPALARCCADLGLWLSRQGRPEEAAVLLTRARELFDELGAVTWATELDEQLAGATT; this is translated from the coding sequence GTGACCACCTGTGCCACCTGTGGGGTCGCGGGGCAACCCGACACGGCCCGCTTCTGCCACGCGTGCGGAGGCAGCCTGGTGGCTCACACCTGCACGGCGTGCCAGGCCGAGATCGTGCCGGGCGCCCGCTTCTGCGGCACCTGCGGCGCGGCCCAGGGGGCCGCCGCTCCCGCCGTCGCGGTCCCGGTGCAGGCGGTGGCGTCGCGCCGGGTCACCAGCGTGCTCTTCGGCGACCTGGTCGGCTTCACGAGCCTCTCGGAGAGTCGTGACCAGGAGGACGTCCGCGAGCTGCTGTCGACGTACTTCGACGAGTGCCGCCAGATCATCGCCCGCTACGGCGGCACGGTCGAGAAGTTCATCGGCGACGCCGTGATGGCGGTGTGGGGCGTCCCGACCACCCACGAGGACGACGCCGAGCGCTCCGTGCGCGCCGGTCTCGAGCTGGTCAACCGGATCGACGCCCTCGGCGCCGACGTCGGCATCCCCGACCTCGCCATGCGGGTGGGCATCGTGACCGGCGAGGTCGCGGTCACGGTCGGCGCGGCCCAGCAGGGCATGGTCGCCGGCGACGCCGTCAACACCGCCGCGCGCGTGCAGTCCGCCGCCGAGCCCGGCCAGGTGTGGGTGGACGAGACGACGCGGCTGCTGACCTCGTCGGCGATCTCGTACGTCGACGTCGGCAGCCACGTCATGAAGGGCAAGGCCGACCCCGTCCCGCTCTGGTCCGTGCGGGCCGTCGTCGCGGCGGTCGGCGGCGCCCAGCGTGCCGACGGCCTCGAGGCGCCGATCGTCGGTCGCGACCGCGAGCTGCGGCTCGTCAAGGAGCTCTTCCACGCCGTCGAGGAGTCCCACCGGCCCAGCCTGCTCGTGGTCGACGGCGAGCCCGGGGTCGGCAAGTCCCGGCTCGGGTGGGAGTTCGAGAAGTACGTCGACGGCCTCAACGACCCCGTCCGCTGGCACAGCGGCCGCTGCCTCTCCTACGGCGAGGGCGTGGCGTTCTTCGCGCTGGCCGAGGCGGTCCGGGTCCGGCTCCAGCGGTTGACCGCGACCGACGACGAGGTGGAGCCCGACGACGACCCGGCGCAGCTGCTGGCCGCCGGGCTGGAGCGCTACGTGCCCGACCTGAAGGAGCGCGAGTGGCTCGGCCCCCGACTCGGGGCGCTCCTGGGGGTCGGCGCCGTGGGGGCGTTCCCGCGCGAGGACCTCTTCGCCGCGTGGACGACCTTCCTGCACCGGGTCAGCGAGGACGAGATCCCCGTCGCGCTGGTCATCGACGACGCGCAGCACGCCGACGACGGCCTGCTGATGTTCCTGGAGTACCTCCTGCGCGTCGGCACCTTCCCCTGCTTCGTCGTGCTGTTCACCCGGCCCGGCCTGCTCGAGGCCAACCCGTCGCTGGCCACCAACCGCCGCGTCACGGTGCTGCACCTCGAGACGCTGTCCGAGCGGGACATGGCGGCGCTCCTCGACGGCCTGGTGGTCGGCCTGCCCGACGGGGTCCGCACCTCGCTCGTCGAGCGGGCTGAGGGCATCCCGCTCTTCGCCGTGGAGACGGTCCGCTCGCTCATCGACCGCGACCTGGTCGTGCCGCGCGGCGGCCAGTACGTCCTGGCCGAGCCGGACTCACTGGACCTCGGTGCCATCGGCGCGCCGGCGTCGCTCCAGGCGCTGATCTCCGCCCGCCTCGACACCCTGCCCCCCGAGCAGCGGCGCGTCCTCGACCAGGCCAGCGTGGTCGGCAGCGCCTTCACCCACGAGGCCATTGCCTCGCTGTGCCCGGAGGTCGTCGATCTCGAGTCCGTCCTCGAGGCGCTGGTCCGGGTGCAGCTCCTGCGCCGCGAGACCAACCGCTTCAGCACCGAGCTGGGGCAGTTCCAGTTCGTGCAGAGCGCCGTGCGCCAGATCGCCTACGGCACGCTGTCGCGGCGCGACCGCAAGGCCAGCCACCTCGCGGTCGTGGCGCTCATGGAGGCCGAGGGCGACGACTCGGGCGAGGTGGCCTCGATCGTGGCCCAGCACTACCTCGAGGCCCTCGACGCGGTCCCCGACGACCCCGACCGCCCCGCCCTCGCCGCGGCCGCCGTCACCCACCTGCAGCGGGCCGCTGCCCGTGCCGCGGCACTGGGGTCCCCGGCCGAGGCGGCCGGCCACCTCGGCACGGCGCTGGAGCGGTGTGACGACCCGGCGCTGCGGTCCCGGATCGAGGTCGAGCTGGCCGAGCAGCTGGCCAAGGCCGGTGACTACCAGGCGGCCATGGCACACGCCGAGCGGGCTCGCGACGCTCTCGACGCGGCCGGCGAGGTCAGCCTCGCGGCCCGGGCGGTTGCCAGCCTGGCGACGGCGCTGACCAACTCGGGCGAGTACGAACGCGGTTTCGACGTCGCGGCCGAACGCCACCGGGAGGTCGAGCTGCAGATCGGCCCGCTCGAGGAGATGCTGCTGCTCCGGGCGATGATTTCCTCCGGCATCCGGACGGGCCGCAACATCCGCAACCTGTCCGAGGACTCGGCCCGGCTGGCCGAGAAGCTCGGCACTCCGACCGAGATCGCCAACAGCTACGTCAGCCTGGCGCTCCACTACATGACGAAGGGGCCGCACGGGCTGGGACGGATGCTGCTGCAGTCGGCCTCCGAGATCGCCCGCGACAGCCACGACACGCTGATCCTGTGCCGGGCGCTGACCAACCTGAACGCCGACTGGACCCAGGACGACGCCGAGCGCGCGGCCGGCTACGGCCGCCAGGCCGTCGAGGCCGCCCGGGTCACCGGAGACGCCTACTGGATCAGCTCGACGGCCCTGAACCTCGTCCTCGCCCAGACGATCACCGGCGACTGGGACGGCGTCCTCGCCCGCTCCGACGAGGACTCGATGAACGCGCTCGACATCGGGATGACGGACATGTTGCGCGCCCGCGTCCTCCTCGCGCGGGGCCAGGAGTGGCGGCCCACGGAGCGCCTCGACGAGGAGGGGATCACCGACGACCCGACCCTGCGGGCCTCGCACCAGCTCGCGCTGGCGTTCGACCGCGCGCAGCGGGGCGGTGCGCGCGACCTCGGTGGCGTGCTCACCGAGATGCGGGCCGTGTTCGACGCGATCGGGCTCTTCGACGACTTCAGCACCCTCTTCCACCTCGTCTCGGAGACGGCCTGGCGGTGGGGCGACCGGGCGGCGCTGGAGACCCTGCTCGAGATCGTGGACTCCGACCGCCGCAACAAGCCGCCGCTGGGGGTGGAGGCCTCGGTCCACCGGGTCCGCGGGTTGCTCGCCGCCGAGGACGGCGAGCCGCCCGACGTCGTGGAGGGTCACCTGCGCGCCGCCATCGCCGGCTGCGAGGCCTGGCACGCACGGCCGGCCCTGGCGCGGTGCTGCGCCGACCTGGGCCTCTGGCTGAGCCGGCAGGGCCGCCCCGAGGAGGCCGCGGTCCTGCTGACCCGGGCGCGCGAGCTCTTCGACGAGCTCGGGGCGGTCACCTGGGCCACGGAGCTCGATGAGCAGCTGGCGGGCGCGACGACGTGA
- a CDS encoding Crp/Fnr family transcriptional regulator: protein MEWPLLASLDDEERRQLLATTRRRTFARGEVLVHEGDPSDSLHLVAAGRLAVRVSTADGDTVTLNVLGRGDYFGELSLLDGHQPVRSATVVALEPAETLSLSAAAFDELRRRHRGADQLLLTLMARRVEDLSARLLEALYDGLDRRVFRRLAELAAIYGGDAGDGPATIPLTQEHLADLVGGTRPSVNQVLQRLAGEGVVELGRGRITVLDRGWLTRKSH from the coding sequence ATGGAGTGGCCCCTGCTCGCCTCGCTCGACGACGAGGAGCGCCGGCAGCTGCTGGCGACGACCCGGCGCCGCACGTTCGCGCGCGGCGAGGTGCTGGTCCACGAGGGCGACCCGTCCGACAGCCTCCATCTCGTGGCGGCCGGCCGGCTGGCCGTGCGGGTCTCCACCGCCGACGGCGACACGGTGACGCTCAACGTGCTGGGGCGCGGCGACTACTTCGGCGAGCTCTCGCTCCTCGACGGGCACCAGCCGGTGCGGTCGGCCACGGTCGTGGCCCTCGAGCCGGCCGAGACGCTGTCGCTGTCGGCGGCCGCCTTCGACGAGCTGCGTCGTCGCCACCGCGGCGCCGACCAGCTGCTGCTGACGCTGATGGCGCGCCGCGTCGAGGACCTCTCCGCCCGGCTCCTCGAGGCGTTGTACGACGGCCTCGACCGGCGCGTCTTCCGGCGCCTGGCCGAGCTGGCTGCGATCTACGGGGGCGACGCGGGCGACGGTCCGGCCACGATCCCGCTCACGCAGGAGCACCTCGCCGACCTCGTCGGGGGCACCCGGCCGAGCGTCAACCAGGTGCTGCAGCGACTCGCGGGCGAGGGCGTGGTGGAGCTGGGCCGCGGGCGGATCACCGTCCTGGACCGCGGCTGGCTCACCCGCAAGTCGCACTGA
- a CDS encoding GAF domain-containing protein produces the protein MTPNPEVERSLAAMRALFGAEACSCAVVDDSGESLTFVAADGQGAAEIVGVSLPIGRGIAGWAAMSGQPIAVRDVRTDSRFARDVAEATAYVPTSVLAAPLYGADGEVLGVVEVLDPTVDQASDWVLAVLGTLAVPIAALVAGGDRGDVGETRLLELGRSVLAAVETYGAPGRR, from the coding sequence GTGACACCCAACCCCGAGGTGGAGCGCTCGCTGGCCGCGATGCGCGCCCTGTTCGGTGCCGAGGCCTGCTCCTGCGCGGTCGTCGACGACTCCGGTGAGTCGTTGACCTTCGTGGCCGCCGACGGGCAGGGCGCGGCCGAGATCGTCGGCGTCTCGCTGCCGATCGGCCGCGGCATCGCGGGCTGGGCGGCGATGTCGGGCCAGCCGATCGCGGTGCGCGACGTGCGGACCGACTCACGCTTCGCCCGGGATGTCGCCGAGGCCACCGCCTACGTGCCGACCTCGGTCCTGGCAGCGCCCCTGTACGGCGCCGACGGCGAGGTGCTCGGGGTGGTCGAGGTGCTCGACCCGACCGTGGACCAGGCCTCCGACTGGGTGCTGGCCGTGCTGGGCACCCTGGCCGTGCCGATCGCGGCCCTCGTCGCCGGTGGTGACCGGGGCGACGTCGGTGAGACCCGGCTGCTCGAGCTCGGCCGGTCGGTCCTCGCCGCCGTGGAGACGTACGGCGCCCCGGGGCGCCGATGA
- a CDS encoding S8 family serine peptidase, whose translation MSLLPAWSAAFESGVLAQVRALPIADAREWAFGGSTGAGVKVAVIDSGIDGDHPRVGGIAGGVAMVVDPDTEDGFRADEGPHEDLVGHGTACAAIIKAMAPDAEIWSVRVLGPNLKGRGALFYGGIGWAIDHGMHVANLSLSSKSEAMFGPLHEVADEAYFGNTVLVSAANNSPGPTYPSQYASVVSVAAREGADPMGLAYNPKPPVEFGARGIDVDVAWADRSSIVATGNSFAAPHVAGMVTLLLGKHPGLTPFQVKAVLQAVSENAVP comes from the coding sequence ATGAGCCTGCTGCCGGCCTGGTCGGCCGCGTTCGAGTCGGGGGTCCTCGCCCAGGTGCGGGCGCTCCCGATCGCCGACGCGCGTGAGTGGGCGTTCGGCGGCTCGACCGGGGCGGGCGTGAAGGTGGCGGTCATCGACAGCGGCATCGACGGCGACCACCCGCGGGTCGGCGGGATCGCCGGGGGAGTGGCGATGGTGGTCGACCCGGACACCGAGGACGGCTTCCGCGCCGACGAGGGTCCCCACGAGGACCTGGTCGGCCACGGCACCGCCTGCGCCGCGATCATCAAGGCCATGGCGCCGGACGCCGAGATCTGGTCGGTGCGGGTGCTGGGCCCCAATCTCAAGGGCCGCGGCGCGCTGTTCTACGGCGGCATCGGCTGGGCGATCGACCACGGCATGCACGTGGCCAACCTGTCGTTGTCCAGCAAGAGCGAGGCGATGTTCGGGCCGCTGCACGAGGTCGCCGACGAGGCCTACTTCGGCAACACGGTCCTGGTCAGCGCGGCCAACAACAGCCCCGGGCCGACGTACCCCTCGCAGTACGCCTCGGTCGTCTCGGTGGCCGCCCGGGAGGGCGCCGACCCGATGGGGCTGGCCTACAACCCGAAGCCGCCGGTGGAGTTCGGCGCGCGCGGGATCGACGTCGACGTGGCGTGGGCCGACCGGTCCTCGATCGTCGCGACCGGAAACAGCTTCGCCGCACCGCACGTGGCCGGCATGGTCACGCTGCTGCTCGGCAAGCACCCGGGGCTCACGCCCTTCCAGGTGAAGGCGGTGCTCCAGGCGGTGAGCGAGAACGCCGTCCCGTAG
- a CDS encoding MBL fold metallo-hydrolase, translating to MTEFTEVAERVWVARYEWFDVNVTLVGGDRGLLAVDTHASALAARGVLDDVRRLGAGEVVGVVNTHEHFDHTFGNGMFRSAYGQIPIHAHETAAARTLEAAERIKGLYRDDPSDPHRDEVLETEVVVADTTFSSAVSLDLGDRAVELVHPGRGHTGGDLVVRVPDVDVLLAGDLVEESAAPGFGGDCYPLEWPLALDIVLGLTTSSTVVVPGHGAPVTRDFVEEQRNAIGIVAETIRDLATRGVPVDQALEVGDWPYLREVLGHAVRRGYEQLPRSQKRLPLI from the coding sequence ATGACGGAGTTCACGGAGGTGGCCGAGCGCGTGTGGGTCGCGCGCTACGAGTGGTTCGACGTGAACGTCACACTGGTCGGCGGTGACCGCGGGCTGCTCGCGGTCGACACGCACGCCTCGGCGCTGGCGGCGCGCGGCGTCCTGGACGACGTACGCCGGCTGGGCGCGGGCGAGGTGGTCGGCGTGGTCAACACCCACGAGCACTTCGACCACACCTTCGGCAACGGGATGTTCCGCAGCGCCTACGGCCAGATTCCGATCCACGCCCACGAGACGGCGGCGGCGCGGACCCTCGAGGCGGCCGAGCGGATCAAGGGCCTCTACCGGGACGACCCGTCCGACCCGCACCGCGACGAGGTGCTGGAGACCGAGGTCGTCGTGGCCGACACGACGTTCTCCTCAGCAGTCTCCCTCGACCTGGGCGACCGCGCGGTCGAGCTGGTCCATCCGGGGCGCGGCCACACGGGCGGCGACCTCGTGGTGCGCGTGCCCGACGTCGACGTGCTGCTGGCGGGCGACCTGGTGGAGGAGTCGGCGGCGCCGGGCTTCGGCGGCGACTGCTACCCGCTGGAGTGGCCGCTCGCGCTGGACATCGTGCTGGGGCTGACCACGTCGTCGACGGTCGTGGTGCCCGGTCACGGGGCTCCGGTCACCCGCGACTTCGTCGAGGAGCAGCGCAACGCGATCGGCATCGTCGCGGAGACGATCCGCGACCTCGCGACCCGGGGCGTGCCGGTCGACCAGGCCCTGGAGGTGGGCGACTGGCCCTACCTGCGCGAGGTGCTCGGACACGCCGTACGCCGTGGCTACGAGCAGCTGCCCCGCAGCCAGAAGCGTCTGCCCCTCATCTGA
- the hrcA gene encoding heat-inducible transcriptional repressor HrcA gives MQEERRLAVLRAIVEDYVSTEEPVGSKALVERHGLGVSPATVRNDMAALEEEGFITQPHTSAGRVPTDKGYRLFVDRLSTVKPMSAAERKAISTFLDGAVDLDDVVQRSVRTLSQLTRQVAVVQYPTLSRSTVRHVELVALSPTRLLAVLILSTGRVEQRVVELDAPITDEDLADLRLAVNRAATGAVIADAVTALRAVVPVVDGEATRSVVEVLVEVLVDHRSDERIAVGGAANLARYGDSFDSAVRPLLEALEEHVVLLKLLGEASTGGAVTVRIGHEGPYQELSATSVVATGYGPRDEAVATLGIVGPTRMDYPGTMAAVRAVARYVSRLLDEG, from the coding sequence ATGCAGGAAGAGCGCCGGCTCGCCGTGCTCCGCGCCATCGTCGAGGACTACGTCTCGACCGAGGAGCCGGTCGGGTCCAAGGCTCTCGTGGAGCGCCACGGGCTGGGCGTGTCACCGGCCACCGTGCGCAACGACATGGCCGCGCTGGAGGAGGAGGGGTTCATCACCCAGCCCCACACCAGCGCCGGCCGGGTGCCCACCGACAAGGGCTACCGCCTCTTCGTGGACCGCCTCTCGACGGTCAAGCCGATGAGCGCTGCGGAGCGCAAGGCGATCTCGACCTTCCTCGACGGCGCCGTCGACCTCGACGACGTCGTGCAGCGCTCCGTGCGGACGCTCTCGCAGCTGACGCGTCAGGTCGCCGTCGTGCAGTACCCCACGCTTTCCCGCTCCACGGTCCGCCACGTCGAGCTGGTCGCGCTCTCCCCGACCCGGCTGCTGGCGGTGCTGATCCTCTCCACCGGCCGGGTGGAGCAGCGCGTCGTGGAGCTCGATGCCCCGATCACCGACGAGGACCTCGCCGACCTGCGCCTCGCGGTCAACCGGGCGGCGACGGGTGCCGTGATCGCCGACGCGGTGACGGCGCTGCGTGCCGTCGTACCCGTCGTCGACGGGGAGGCGACCCGCTCGGTCGTCGAGGTGCTCGTCGAGGTGCTCGTCGACCACCGCTCCGACGAGCGGATCGCGGTCGGCGGTGCCGCCAACCTCGCGCGCTACGGCGACAGCTTCGACTCCGCGGTCAGGCCGCTCCTCGAGGCGCTGGAGGAGCACGTGGTGCTGCTCAAGCTGCTCGGCGAGGCCTCCACCGGCGGCGCGGTCACCGTCCGGATCGGTCACGAGGGCCCCTACCAGGAGCTGTCGGCCACCAGCGTCGTCGCGACCGGCTACGGCCCGCGCGACGAGGCCGTGGCGACCCTCGGGATCGTCGGCCCGACCCGCATGGACTACCCCGGCACGATGGCGGCGGTCCGCGCGGTCGCCCGCTACGTCTCCCGCCTCCTCGACGAGGGCTGA